CAGGTGATTCTTAGGGCAGTGTTCTTTTCACTACTCCAGTTGCCTCTCTAATTTTGTTGTTgtagctgttagctgccatcacatTGGccaccaactcatggcgacccgaaTAAACACTGTGCCATCCCCAGGATCTGTTGAGGATCGGACTGTTGTTacacatagagttttcattggctgactttcagaagtagattgccaggtctttcttcctagtccatcttagtgtggaagttgcactgaaacctgttaagcatcatagcaacacacaagtctccaatgacagatggctggtggttGTGCACAAAGTACATTGGGTGGAAATTGAACCCCGGTTTCCCGCAGGggaggcaggaattctaccattgaaccatgaCAGGACCATGAATGACATCAGGCAGCATGTGATACAGACCCTGAGAGCACAGAGTGCCATGGTCCTCAGAGGGAGGAGGGACTCAATAAAGTTGTGTGGACCATAGATAAAGTGGGAGGTGACACTTGGGGTGGAGCCTTAAAGAACGGACAGGATTCAAAAGGTGGAAATAGGCATGGTCATGCTGGGTAGAGGTGACCGGTAAACAGTGGCATGGAGGCTGGAAAACAGAGGGACATATCTGAGGAAGAGCCAGTTTTCTATCTTAGCTGGAGGTAAGTCAGTACAAGGAAGTAATGAGGAGTAAGGATGGAAATTAAGAAATGTTAAAGTAAGATGCTTACTAATATATAGAGTGTGAAAGTACATTCTAAACTAAAATTATATTTTCCATCTTCAGAAAGTGTTGGGTGTTAACTCCGTTTCCATTAGGAAAAACCAAGGCACAAAAGCGACCAGAGTTAGTCTGTATTATGTTTATTATGGGTTATGTTTCAGCTACTGCTTCCTCAGCTTATCTTTCCTACCAGATGCAAattccccttcctccctcttcccaaGAGGCTGTTGATAGGTACTACAGCCTAGTTTCTTTCTTCACATCCCTAAACTTCTTTGGGTGGCTTCTGCGGATCCACATGGATATGAAACCGTGGAAACGTGAGTGCCTACTATAGGAACCTTAACATCTCTGCCTCGCCCCTGCTGTTTCTCTCATAGACCCACCCAGACTTCAGTGGGTGCTCCTGGGTCTTGGAAGCACTGGGCTGTCTGGATGACTGGCAACTGGAATGGGTTAGCCTGGAGGCGGTTAGACTGTCCTTTTACAAGCACAGAAGAGCCATCACCAGCAGAGAGATCCTTGAAGCCATGAAGCAGAGATCCCCTCGGAGGAGCTTTTGAATAAATGAAGTGGCTCTGAATGGCCCTATTGTTGAAATGACCACACTTGTCAAAAAAAGAGTGGTTATGTCGGAGGGCTGAGCTGGATGACAAGGTGTCTGAGAGGCACCTGCTGCATCAGGAGTTTCGGCGTTACAAACCTGGTCTCTGGGTCCCTTGTTTTTAGCATCTTACTTTGTGAAACCAAATAAAAGCTTTTctcgtgtgcgtgtgtatgtgtgtgcatatgtgtaaaaTGCTTGTCGTCTGTGgctttttagtttttgttatgCATGCTTTCTCTGCTGTTCCCCCAATATGTTTACCCACTCCAGACCCAGGGTGGAGACTTCTGTGGGAATAAACTGAGATCGTGGGGAGATGTGAATCAGAGACAGACTGGCTTGAAAGTGAACGGCATGGGCAAGACTCTCAGTGTAGAGAgcagtaaggagtccctgggtggcgtaaatggttacacgctcaactgctagctgaaaggttggtggtttgaactcatctaGAGGCGCTTCGGAAGAcgggcctggtaatctgcttccaaatagtcacagccttgaaaacctatggagcagttctgttctgcacacacggagtcactaggagtcggaatcgactcaatggcaaataataAGAGGACTGCTCTTGGCttctggctttctttttttgtttttttgctacagtcttccttcttcacccCATGGTATAGACAGATTGTTATGGCTACTGAAAGTGTTTAGAGAGATGCTGTTTGAATTTCTATGGGAGAAGGATGATTTCTTATTTAGGCACACTGCCTCGATTTATAGAACTAAAAAAATAAAGCGATAGGAGATCTTTCAGCTCTTTGAGCAGATGGCATATGGTGTTGGTCATCTATATAGAGCTTAACATAGTAACGTGTATGTGATAAGTGTCTATCAAATGTATAAGCTGGTCCCAACTGTGGGAAAACAAGAAAACAGTCACtgtataataccaaaaaaaaaaaaaaaaaacccaaacccattgccatcgagtcgattttgactcatagcaaccctataagagagtagaactgccacacatggtttccaaggagtgcttggtggatttgaactgctgaccttttggttagcagccatagctcttaaccactataccaccagggtttcctactgtaTAATAGTACTATAAAAAGACAGCAAGGAGCAGAAAGAATCAGTGGGACGACATGCTTTGGATACATGGGTCTGGAAAAGCCTGAGTAGGTGACCAGAAGAAGAAGGTGCTAAGCGTGGGGAAGGTTTCTGGGCTAAAGGAACAGCATGAAGCAGGAAAGCTTTGACTTGTTAGAGAAACTAAGTGAAAGCTAGGGCAGGTGGGCTCTAGCAAGTTACCCCAccgcccactgctgtcaagtccattctgacttatagtgaccctaaaggacagagtagaactgccccatggggtttccaagg
The window above is part of the Elephas maximus indicus isolate mEleMax1 chromosome 19, mEleMax1 primary haplotype, whole genome shotgun sequence genome. Proteins encoded here:
- the LOC126062417 gene encoding histone H2B; translated protein: MYYVCLGGLKFPKKSEVHIPAKKKYEWANSAFEKKRRRRRRKKKEAHFCYMGKILKQTHPDFSGCSWVLEALGCLDDWQLEWVSLEAVRLSFYKHRRAITSREILEAMKQRSPRRSF